The DNA segment ACGAAGGCGTAGGTGTGGTGGGTTACGAGGATGGTCTTGCCGTGGTCGACGAGGTTCTTGCAGTTCGTGAAGAACGTAAGAACCGTGTCCTGCTTGGCGTACTCGGTGAAGAGGGTGAGCGAGTCGATGACGATCACCTGTGCCTTGCTCTGCTCCATGTAGTGGATCATCCGCTCGAGCGTCCCCTGCATCTTCTCTTTCGTCCACTCGAACCCGACGACGTGCATGGGAAATACCCGGAAGTAGCCCCAGGCGAAGTAGTCGGAGACATCGAGGCTCATCGATTCCATCTGGGTGAGGAAACTCTTGCTCGTATTCTCGGTCGAGAAGAGGTCGACGTTGAACCCCTGTTTCAAGGCGCCCCAGATGATCTGCTGGGTGAGCACGCTCTTTCCGGTGTCGTTCTCACCCTCGATGAGGGTGAGCGACTGGAGCGGGAGGCCGTCGGCGATCTTCTTGTCGAGTTCGGTGTTTCCGGTCGAGAGGATCGTCTTGTCGGGCATCTCGAGAACACTGCTGTTTGCTTCTTCGCTCGTTGCCATTTCGTCATTCACCTGTCTGTATGTATGCCGAACCGGAGACCCCATTTCCGGTGACGACCTGAACCCACGTGAGATTGGCGTCCTCCGTGCAGGTGACGGAGAGGTTGAGGGTCTCGCCGGGATCGAGCTCGCCCGGGTGGATTCCGTCGGGGGTTATGCTCACCTTGCTCCAGCGGTAGGTGTCGTTGCCGCAGGGAACGTAGACCGGTTCCCCCTCGATCTGGAGGTAGACGTCGATGGACGTAATATCGACGACCGGTTCGCTCCCGGTGTTCTTCACCTCGACGTAAAGTGTCGTGCCGTCGAGGGTCGTATTCTGGATCGCGATCGCCGTCCGCATCCGGGCTTCCTGGTAGGCGGCGAGGTTGCTCTGCGCTTCGACCATCACCTCGGTGGTGGTGAGGGTGCCGCCGATCAGGACATAGGCGGTGACGACCAGGAGGAGGATGCCGATTCCGGATGCGACGAGGGGTCCCGCACTCATGGTCAATCACTCGCGGTGAAGGTGGTCGACCGGATGAGCCCCGAGGGGAGGACGAACTGGAAGTAGACGATCTCCCCCTTGCCGGGGATCTTCGCCGTGTTTCCTTCAATGTAGAGCGTCTCCCCGGGGTCCCAGTAGTTGTTGGTGTCTTCGAGGATCTCGTACCTCCAGGTTCCCTCGGTAAGCGCCCCAGATCGCGTCAGCCGTATGAAGTCGCTCTGGCTCCCGAGGAAGACGTCGCTCCTCTGTATACTGCTATCGGCGATTCTGCCGGCACCGATGTTCTTCAGCCAGATCTTTGCGGTGCCGGTGCTGCTGGCGTAGGTCGTGACGACCTTTACGTCCGTACTCAACCGTTCGTCCACGTTGTGGGAGGACGACGAGATCGTGCTCGAGAGCGTGTAGATTACTGGAAATACTGCGTTAATGAGGACGCCGGCCGATATGATGGCGGCGATAAGGAACATCGCTGTGGTGAAGGTTTCGCTCGACATTCATCATATCCTGTCCAGCAACTCAATCCAGGCATCACCGGCATTCCGTTCCTGTGAGGATGTCTTCTCGCTGTCCAGTTCCCCTGCATCCCGCCGGGAGAGCATCAGCACCTCAATCATGTCGCGGTCGAGCGTGGAGTCGTCGGGGTCGAGGATCCGGTTCAAGACGTAGAGTTCCGAGACGAATTCGTTCGGGCCGATCTCCTGCACGTCTTTCCGGGTTTCGGGCGCCATCCTCATGATCTCGCCAATCTGGTCGGAGACCTCTTCGGTGATGTAACCCATCGACCGGTAGGCGTCGATCATGATTGCCATGTGCTCGTGCCCGTACCTGGAGCATCCCCGGTGCACCCACTCAAAGAGCCGGTGAACCTTCTGGAGTTTGAGCTTTCCTGCGGGTTTCGCCTGCGGAAGAGCGCCAGCGCGGGCTCCCGGGAACCCGGCCGCCTCGAGGTCGGTCGGGAAGAGTTCGCCGCCAGGCCCCTCAAGCGCCGGTTTCTCCGGCTTCAGGCCGAGATCCGCGGGCAGAGCGTCCAGCTCGGGCATCTCGTCGTCTGCCTCGTCGTCGTCCGGGGTGCCAGCCGGCTGCTCGAACCGGTTCCCTGCGTACGAAACGGCGGCGCTGGTGAACGGGTTGTCCAGTTCGTTCATCCGTTCCCGGAGATCGATGAGCAGCCGCTTGATCGAGGTCTTGACGAAGTCCAGTTCCTTCTCGAGAGTGTCGAGACGTGCCTCCGGGTCCTCGGAGGACGCGCCGGAGAGAATTTTATCGATTTGAGCCTGGTCTACCCCCACCATAATATTGAATTATATCAGTGTCATAGTTAATAAAAGTTGCTTGTGTTGATATTCGATTTCCGGTCGACTTATTGCCTTCTGACCGTTATCAAGGACTTGTTCGGGGTATATGTCTTCGATATTGCCGGGGACTGCCGAACGGTATGGTTCCCCGGGCGCCGGGGTGAGGTGAGGTACTGGGTTCGGGCAGTGCAATCGGTTGTTGGCCGGTGATGCGAGCACTTTTCCTGGAACCATTGCGCCCCTGCACTCCGGGGTCGCTGCGGTGGTGGCGGTGACGCGCGGTTGAAGGGGCGGGGATGCCCGGGGGGGCGGAGAGTTTCGATGTATTCTTTCCGTGGAGCAACAGCTTTGCTGGCTTACAGCATACTCTATCGCCCCGGAGTGCGGCTCCGGCACGGGCCGGTGTTCGGATGGTTCCTTGCCCTTCCCCGGCCGGCTCCTCATCGGTGGCTCCGGCGGTGCCCGGGTTTCGCGGGATTTTGAGGCGATGTCTTCCGGAATGGGTGCGGCGAAAACAGGTACTCATTAAAAGAATGACATCGTACCCTTCACGAGCCAGACAGATTCATAATTGTCTTATTCACCTGGGGGCCGACCGTGCAGACCGAAACCGAAGCCAACCAACGTTTTGCCGCCCAGCTACCCCGCAACCTCGCGGGAAACGTCGCCTACTTCCTGGCGAATGTTGTTATCGGCGTTCTTCTGGTTCCATACTTCATCGACACACTCGGGGTCGCAGCCTATGGGCTTATCCCGCTTGCGACCTCGATCACGGGGTACGTGGCGATTGTCGTGCAATCGCTCAACACCTCGGTCTCCCGGTTCCTCACCGTCGACCTTCAGCGGGAGGATTATGTAGCAGCAAACAGGACCTTCAACACCGCGCTCTTCGGGCTTACTGCGGTCATCCTTCTGATGGTCCCGGTCGTCCTCGCGGTCGCTTACTTCGCTCCATCGATCTTCAACGTCCCGGCCGGACAGGAGGCCGGCGTGACTCTCCTCTTCCTCGGGGTCTCCGCCTCCTTCCTGATCCGGGCCTGGAGCGGGAACTTCACGGTCCAGCTCTTTGCCTACAACCGTCTCGACTTGCAGAACTTCGTCAATATAACAAACGTTGTAGTCCAGGCCGGGATGATCGTCCTCCTCTTCGCTCTCTTCGGCCCCGATCTCGCCCTCGTCGGCGGCGCGTACCTGGCCGGGGCGGTGGTGGCTTCCGTGGTTTCGATCGCCCTCGCCCGGGGGGTCTGTCCCCATCTTCGGGTCTCGATCCACGCCTTTGACCGCAGGAGAGTGAAGGACCTCTGCGGGATGGGGTGGTGGGTGGTCATCAACCAGGTCGGCTCCCTCCTCTTTCTCCAGATCGATCTCATCATCGTGAAC comes from the Methanoculleus marisnigri JR1 genome and includes:
- a CDS encoding ATPase domain-containing protein, with translation MATSEEANSSVLEMPDKTILSTGNTELDKKIADGLPLQSLTLIEGENDTGKSVLTQQIIWGALKQGFNVDLFSTENTSKSFLTQMESMSLDVSDYFAWGYFRVFPMHVVGFEWTKEKMQGTLERMIHYMEQSKAQVIVIDSLTLFTEYAKQDTVLTFFTNCKNLVDHGKTILVTHHTYAFVEDSLVRIRSICDAHLFMKKALVGGKYVMMLEVVKVRGARKTTGNIISFEVHPGYGIKIIPVSVAKV
- a CDS encoding flagellar protein FlaF, whose product is MSAGPLVASGIGILLLVVTAYVLIGGTLTTTEVMVEAQSNLAAYQEARMRTAIAIQNTTLDGTTLYVEVKNTGSEPVVDITSIDVYLQIEGEPVYVPCGNDTYRWSKVSITPDGIHPGELDPGETLNLSVTCTEDANLTWVQVVTGNGVSGSAYIQTGE
- a CDS encoding FlaD/FlaE family flagellar protein, with amino-acid sequence MVGVDQAQIDKILSGASSEDPEARLDTLEKELDFVKTSIKRLLIDLRERMNELDNPFTSAAVSYAGNRFEQPAGTPDDDEADDEMPELDALPADLGLKPEKPALEGPGGELFPTDLEAAGFPGARAGALPQAKPAGKLKLQKVHRLFEWVHRGCSRYGHEHMAIMIDAYRSMGYITEEVSDQIGEIMRMAPETRKDVQEIGPNEFVSELYVLNRILDPDDSTLDRDMIEVLMLSRRDAGELDSEKTSSQERNAGDAWIELLDRI
- a CDS encoding oligosaccharide flippase family protein; amino-acid sequence: MQTETEANQRFAAQLPRNLAGNVAYFLANVVIGVLLVPYFIDTLGVAAYGLIPLATSITGYVAIVVQSLNTSVSRFLTVDLQREDYVAANRTFNTALFGLTAVILLMVPVVLAVAYFAPSIFNVPAGQEAGVTLLFLGVSASFLIRAWSGNFTVQLFAYNRLDLQNFVNITNVVVQAGMIVLLFALFGPDLALVGGAYLAGAVVASVVSIALARGVCPHLRVSIHAFDRRRVKDLCGMGWWVVINQVGSLLFLQIDLIIVNLLFGSTSAGEYAIALQWVVLLRAVAGVLSGVLTPTILSCYAREQTGTLIRVTKSAVKLMGLAMALPIGVVCGLAPQLLTVWVGEQFTSLAPLMVLLTVHLAVNLAVLPLFPINVAYNRVRVPGLVTFFMGIGNFGLAIALPLLTGWGYYGVAAAGAIVLTLKNAFFTPWYATRVLGVGVHTFTRSMLPGIVATVIVGAAAATLGAVVQLPALITLAVVGAAIALVYLWMVWAFGLSGYERRLFESYLPQHSGE